The following are encoded together in the Thermoanaerobaculia bacterium genome:
- a CDS encoding NAD(P)H-dependent oxidoreductase subunit E produces the protein MSSGRRAASESLPESAIEEILALRPKYPTLEALTLPALHIAQRANGGWLPEAAIEAVAHLLELPVARVAGVVSFYDMYHVRPVGRHRIRVCTNLSCQLRGSGEILETIGQELGVSEGQVTADGRCSYVQFECLGSCDTAPMVMIDDDYHENLTPDRVRQIVRELK, from the coding sequence GCCGACGAGCAGCGAGCGAAAGCCTGCCCGAAAGCGCGATCGAAGAGATTCTCGCTCTCCGGCCCAAGTATCCAACCCTGGAAGCCCTGACCCTGCCGGCCCTGCACATTGCCCAGCGTGCCAACGGCGGCTGGCTCCCCGAGGCCGCGATCGAAGCGGTCGCCCACCTGCTGGAATTGCCGGTCGCGCGAGTCGCAGGAGTGGTTTCGTTCTATGACATGTACCACGTGCGCCCCGTAGGCCGACATCGGATCCGCGTCTGCACCAACCTCTCCTGCCAGCTGCGCGGTTCGGGCGAGATCCTCGAAACGATCGGCCAGGAGCTCGGCGTCTCCGAGGGGCAGGTCACCGCGGACGGCCGCTGCTCCTACGTCCAGTTCGAGTGCCTCGGCTCCTGCGACACGGCGCCGATGGTCATGATCGACGACGACTACCACGAGAACCTGACTCCCGACCGGGTCCGCCAGATCGTGCGGGAGCTCAAGTGA